A single genomic interval of Paralichthys olivaceus isolate ysfri-2021 chromosome 7, ASM2471397v2, whole genome shotgun sequence harbors:
- the LOC109624376 gene encoding Golgi apparatus membrane protein TVP23 homolog A-like isoform X2: MAEETEDVELNEQERTRGGAVMMRHPLASFFHLFFRVVAIVAYLLCDWISKNFASCFVLIITLLSFDFWSVKNVTGRLLVGLRWWNQIDEDGRSLWVFEAKKTSRGNNTGTEVEERIFWLGLIICPLIWTLFFFTSLFSLKIKWLYLVVASISLQVANLYGFLRCKAVGQDGRPPDSRSFAGQHLLQRPDIIFGIL; encoded by the exons ATGGCGGAGGAAACGGAGGATGTGGAGCTGAACGAGCAGGAGAGGACGCGAGGAGGCGCAGTCATGATGAG ACACCCTCTGGCCTCCTTCTTCCACCTGTTCTTCCGAGTGGTTGCCATCGTGGCCTATCTGCTCTGTGACTGGATCAGCAAGAACTTTGCTTCGTGTTTCGTCCTGATCATAACTCTGCTTTCTTTTGACTTTTGGTCCGTTAAG AATGTGACTGGCAGGCTGCTGGTGGGGCTGCGCTGGTGGAATCAGATTGACGAGGATGGAAGGAGCCTCTGGGTGTTTGAGGCCAAAAAA ACCTCCCGGGGCAACAACACTGGGACGGAAGTAGAGGAGAGGATATTTTGGCTTGGTTTAATCATCTGTCCTCTCATTTGGACGTTGTTCTTCTTCACCTCCCTGTTCTCCCTGAAGATTAAGTGGCTG TATCTGGTCGTAGCTAGTATTTCCCTCCAAGTGGCCAACCTCTATGGTTTTCTTCGCTGCAAGGCGGTGGGACAAGATGGCCGGCCTCCAGACTCCCGCTCTTTCGCGGGACAGCACCTCCTGCAGCGC CCAGACATCATCTTTGGGATACTATGA
- the LOC109624376 gene encoding Golgi apparatus membrane protein TVP23 homolog A-like isoform X1: MAEETEDVELNEQERTRGGAVMMRHPLASFFHLFFRVVAIVAYLLCDWISKNFASCFVLIITLLSFDFWSVKNVTGRLLVGLRWWNQIDEDGRSLWVFEAKKFVQTSRGNNTGTEVEERIFWLGLIICPLIWTLFFFTSLFSLKIKWLYLVVASISLQVANLYGFLRCKAVGQDGRPPDSRSFAGQHLLQRPDIIFGIL; this comes from the exons ATGGCGGAGGAAACGGAGGATGTGGAGCTGAACGAGCAGGAGAGGACGCGAGGAGGCGCAGTCATGATGAG ACACCCTCTGGCCTCCTTCTTCCACCTGTTCTTCCGAGTGGTTGCCATCGTGGCCTATCTGCTCTGTGACTGGATCAGCAAGAACTTTGCTTCGTGTTTCGTCCTGATCATAACTCTGCTTTCTTTTGACTTTTGGTCCGTTAAG AATGTGACTGGCAGGCTGCTGGTGGGGCTGCGCTGGTGGAATCAGATTGACGAGGATGGAAGGAGCCTCTGGGTGTTTGAGGCCAAAAAA ttTGTCCAGACCTCCCGGGGCAACAACACTGGGACGGAAGTAGAGGAGAGGATATTTTGGCTTGGTTTAATCATCTGTCCTCTCATTTGGACGTTGTTCTTCTTCACCTCCCTGTTCTCCCTGAAGATTAAGTGGCTG TATCTGGTCGTAGCTAGTATTTCCCTCCAAGTGGCCAACCTCTATGGTTTTCTTCGCTGCAAGGCGGTGGGACAAGATGGCCGGCCTCCAGACTCCCGCTCTTTCGCGGGACAGCACCTCCTGCAGCGC CCAGACATCATCTTTGGGATACTATGA
- the polg gene encoding DNA polymerase subunit gamma-1 isoform X1, with the protein MLHVLRRPPQRSLVCLRWTCSRSQFCSRPRSLQGEDCTETRLNPLNIQMLSKNLHKQIFRGLEPEYREEDVERGIKHLQKHQLWGKETSLLPDVELKLAQMYGENIDEHFRILAQNQSLPYLEAAIQLQQAELPPMPQEWKWEVGWTRYGPSGESQKVDFPEESALVFDVEVCVTEGQCPTLAAAVSPTNWYSWCSKRLIEERYSWSNQLTLADLIPLETPMNSAFPPRGQWKHRLVVGHHVSFDRSFIKEQYLLKSSKVRFMDTMSLHMAISGLTGFQRTLWLANKLGKRRDLQGVKEHMKKSGQKKQGPMIGSWDWVNIGSINNLADVHALYVGGPPLQKEARETFVKGSMMDVRSNFQELMRYCAMDVQATHQVFAEQLPLFMERCPHPVTFAGMLEMGVSYLPVNHNWDRYLEDSQDVYEELQREMKKTLMTLADDACQLLQDDRYKEDPWLWDLEWDVQEFKQKKVAASKKKQVKKTVEVQVVAPPSDWEEDPGPPSEEEMADPFPSRVAVERLKETVNRLPKRRQHLPGHPGWYRKMCEKMSEEDSWSPGASLISLQMRLTPKLMGLTWDGFPLHFAEKHGWGYLVPGRRDNLKSQEDNAGPVCPHRAIESVYREYCEQNSKEQPEYLDSHLSDDLMLTDSAVWAKVEELSSLESLMEENGVRTTRTKNTQSQDHLYVPENSQCHYHHGNGPYNDVDIPGCWFFKLPHKDGNQNNVGSPFSKDFLAKMEDGTLRAGRSGTNATRALEINKMMSFWRNAHKRISSQMVLWLRKGELPRTVIRHKEFDEEGQYGAILPQVITAGTVTRRAVEPTWLTASNARRDRVGSELKAMVQVPPGYHLVGADVDSQELWIAAVLGEAHFAGMHGCTAFGWMTLQGKKSQGTDLHSRTADAVGISREHAKVFNYGRIYGAGQPFAERLLMQFNHRLSQTEASSKARQMYALTKGIRRYDLSEEGEWLVNELGIELETEEDGSVSLQELRRISRLAAKSTRRKRWDIVGKRLWSGGTESDMFNKLESIAHSAQPATPVLGCRISRALEPEAVKNEFITSRVNWVVQSSAVDYLHLMLVAMKWLFEEYNIDGRFCISIHDEVRYLVCSEDRYRAALALQITNLLTRSAFAHALGMQDLPQSVAFFSAVDIDQCLRKEVTMDCDTPSNPTGLERRYGLPPGEALDIYQIINITKGSLNKDR; encoded by the exons ATGCTGCATGTTTTGCGCCGTCCTCCACAGAGGTCTCTCGTCTGTCTGCGATGGACGTGTTCAAGGTCCCAGTTCTGCAGCAGGCCTCGCTCCCTCCAAGGCGAGGACTGTACAGAGACCCGCCTGAATCCCCTCAACATTCAGATGCTGTCAAAGAACCTCCATAAGCAGATCTTCAGAGGTCTGGAACCAGAAtacagagaggaggatgtggagcGCGGCATCAAGCATTTGCAGAAACACCAGCTGTGGGGGAAAGAAACGTCACTGTTGCCCGACGTGGAGCTGAAACTGGCTCAGATGTATGGCGAAAATATTGATGAGCACTTTCGTATCCTGGCTCAGAATCAGAGTCTTCCCTACCTCGAAGCTGCcatccagctgcagcaggcCGAGCTCCCCCCCATGCCACAGGAATGGAAGTGGGAGGTTGGCTGGACACGCTATGGGCCCAGTGGGGAGAGTCAGAAGGTGGACTTCCCAGAGGAGTCTGCGCTGGTGTTTGATGTGGAGGTGTGTGTAACGGAGGGACAGTGTCCCACGCTGGCTGCGGCAGTGTCTCCCACTAACTG GTATTCCTGGTGCAGTAAGCGTCTGATTGAAGAGCGATACTCCTGGTCAAACCAGTTGACCCTCGCTGACCTCATACCTCTTGAGACACCTATGAACTCTGCCTTTCCTCCGAGAGGCCAGTGGAAGCATCGGCTCGTAGTGGGCCATCATGTCAGTTTTGACCGATCTTTCATTAAGGAGCAATACTTACTAAAG AGTTCGAAGGTGCGCTTCATGGATACCATGAGCCTTCACATGGCTATATCAGGACTGACTGGGTTCCAGCGCACACTATGGTTGGCCAACAAGCTGGGCAAGAGGAGGGATCTTCAGGGGGTCAAGGAACATATGAAGAAGAGTGGACAGAAAAAGCAGGGTCCAatg aTTGGCTCCTGGGACTGGGTGAATATCGGCAGCATTAATAACCTTGCTGATGTCCATGCACTGTACGTGGGAGGGCCGCCGCTGCAGAAGGAGGCCAGAGAGACCTTTGTGAAGGGCAGCATGATGGATGTCAGGAGCAACTTCCAG GAGCTGATGCGGTATTGCGCCATGGATGTTCAGGCCACCCATCAGGTCTTCGCAGAACAACTGCCCCTGTTCATGGAGAG GTGTCCTCATCCAGTGACGTTTGCAGGGATGCTGGAGATGGGTGTGAGCTACCTTCCCGTCAACCACAACTGGGATCGATACCTGGAAGATTCTCAAGACGTGTACGAAGAGCtccagagagagatgaagaagacTCTGATGACTCTAGCTGATGATGCCtgccagctgctgcaggacgacAG ATATAAAGAAGACCCCTGGCTTTGGGATCTTGAGTGGGATGTGCAGGAGTTCAAGCAGAAGAAAGTTGCAGCCAGCAAGaagaaacaagtaaaaaaaacagtcgAAGTACAAGTTGTTGCTCCTCCTTCAGACTGGGAAGAAG ATCCAGGTCCACCATCTGAAGAGGAGATGGCGGACCCTTTCCCCAGCAGGGTGGCTGTAGAGAGGCTGAAGGAAACAGTGAATCGACTTCCTAAGAGAAGGCAACATCTGCCTGGACATCCAGG ATGGTATCGTAAGATGTGTGAGAAGATGTCTGAGGAGGACAGCTGGTCGCCTGGAGCCAGCCTGATCAGTCTGCAGATGAGACTGACGCCTAAGCTGATGGGCCTGACGTGGGATGGTTTCCCCCTGCATTTCGCAGAGAAACATGGGTGGGGCTATCTGGTACCTGGACGCAGGGATAACCTTAAATCTCAGGAGGACAACGCCGGGCCTGTGTGCCCACACAG AGCTATTGAAAGTGTTTACAGGGAGTATTGTGAGCAGAACAGCAAAGAGCAGCCTGAATATCTGGACTCCCACCTATCAGATGACCTCATGTTGACAGACAGCGCAGTGTGGGCAAAG GTGGAGGAGTTAAGTTCCCTGGAAAGTCTGATGGAGGAAAATGGAGTCAGAACAACGAGGACcaaaaacac ACAGTCCCAGGATCACCTTTACGTCCCAGAGAATAGTCAGTGCCATTATCACCATGGAAATGGGCCCTACAATGATGTAGATATCCCAGggtgctggtttttcaaatTGCCTCACAAG GATGGCAACCAAAACAATGTCGGCAGTCCTTTCTCGAAGGACTTTCTGGCCAAGATGGAGGATGGTACTCTTAGGGCAGGACGCAGTGGAACCAATGCTACACGAGCTCTGGAGATCAACAAAATGATGTCCTTCTGGAGGAATGCCCATAAACGTATAAG CTCTCAGATGGTGCTGTGGCTGCGAAAAGGAGAGCTTCCTCGTACTGTCATCAG ACATAAGGAGTTTGATGAGGAGGGCCAGTATGGTGCAATATTACCTCAGGTCATCACCGCTGGAACAGTAACACGTCGAGCTGTGGAGCCAACGTGGCTGACGGCCAGTAATGCACGG CGGGATCGGGTAGGCAGTGAGCTGAAGGCCATGGTGCAGGTGCCTCCTGGGTACCACCTGGTTGGAGCAGATGTGGACTCTCAGGAGCTGTGGATTGCTGCTGTGCTCGGAGAGGCTCACTTTGCTGGCATGCATG GTTGCACAGCGTTTGGCTGGATGACCCTTCAGGGAAAGAAGAGTCAGGGCACTGACCTGCACAGCCGCACTGCTGACGCTGTGGGCATCAGCAGAGAGCACGCGAAGGTGTTCAACTACGGACGCATCTATGGTGCAGGGCAACCATTTGCAGAGAGGCTGTTGATGCAGTTCAACCACCGCCTCAGTCAGACAGAAGCTTCCAGTAAAGCCAGGCAGATGTATGCCTTAACAAAGGGTATACGCAG ATATGATCTGTCAGAGGAGGGCGAGTGGCTGGTCAATGAACTGGGTATAGAGCTGGAGACGGAGGAAGATGGAAGCGTCTCTTTGCAGGAGTTGCGTAGGATCAGTAGACTGGCCGCGAAAAG CACTCGGCGGAAGAGGTGGGACATTGTTGGAAAACGTCTGTGGTCTGGAGGAACTGAATCGGACATGTTCAACAAGCTGGAGAGCATAGCTCACTCGGCACAGCCAGCCACTCCGGTTCTCGGCTGCAGGATTAGCAGAGCTCTGGAGCCCGAGGCAGTCAAGAATGAG TTCATCACCAGCAGAGTGAACTGGGTGGTTCAGAGCTCAGCAGTGGACTACCTTCACCTGATGCTGGTGGCCATGAAGTGGCTCTTTGAGGAGTATAACATCGATGGGCGTTTCTGCATCAGCATCCACGACGAGGTGCGATACCTGGTCTGCAGTGAAGACCGTTACCGAGCAGCACTGGCACTTCAGATCACAAACCTGCTCACGAG GAGTGCGTTTGCTCACGCGCTGGGTATGCAGGACCTTCCCCAGTCAGTAGCTTTCTTCAGCGCAGTTGACATTGACCAGTGTCTGAGGAAGGAGGTCACAATGGACTGTGATACCCCCTCTAACCCCACAGGTCTGGAACGCAGATACGGTCTGCCACCAG GTGAAGCGTTGGACATTTATCAAATCATCAACATCACTAAAGGCTCTCTGAACAAAGACAGATAG
- the polg gene encoding DNA polymerase subunit gamma-1 isoform X2: MLHVLRRPPQRSLVCLRWTCSRSQFCSRPRSLQGEDCTETRLNPLNIQMLSKNLHKQIFRGLEPEYREEDVERGIKHLQKHQLWGKETSLLPDVELKLAQMYGENIDEHFRILAQNQSLPYLEAAIQLQQAELPPMPQEWKWEVGWTRYGPSGESQKVDFPEESALVFDVEVCVTEGQCPTLAAAVSPTNWYSWCSKRLIEERYSWSNQLTLADLIPLETPMNSAFPPRGQWKHRLVVGHHVSFDRSFIKEQYLLKSSKVRFMDTMSLHMAISGLTGFQRTLWLANKLGKRRDLQGVKEHMKKSGQKKQGPMIGSWDWVNIGSINNLADVHALYVGGPPLQKEARETFVKGSMMDVRSNFQELMRYCAMDVQATHQVFAEQLPLFMERCPHPVTFAGMLEMGVSYLPVNHNWDRYLEDSQDVYEELQREMKKTLMTLADDACQLLQDDRYKEDPWLWDLEWDVQEFKQKKVAASKKKQVKKTVEVQVVAPPSDWEEDPGPPSEEEMADPFPSRVAVERLKETVNRLPKRRQHLPGHPGWYRKMCEKMSEEDSWSPGASLISLQMRLTPKLMGLTWDGFPLHFAEKHGWGYLVPGRRDNLKSQEDNAGPVCPHRAIESVYREYCEQNSKEQPEYLDSHLSDDLMLTDSAVWAKVEELSSLESLMEENGVRTTRTKNTSQDHLYVPENSQCHYHHGNGPYNDVDIPGCWFFKLPHKDGNQNNVGSPFSKDFLAKMEDGTLRAGRSGTNATRALEINKMMSFWRNAHKRISSQMVLWLRKGELPRTVIRHKEFDEEGQYGAILPQVITAGTVTRRAVEPTWLTASNARRDRVGSELKAMVQVPPGYHLVGADVDSQELWIAAVLGEAHFAGMHGCTAFGWMTLQGKKSQGTDLHSRTADAVGISREHAKVFNYGRIYGAGQPFAERLLMQFNHRLSQTEASSKARQMYALTKGIRRYDLSEEGEWLVNELGIELETEEDGSVSLQELRRISRLAAKSTRRKRWDIVGKRLWSGGTESDMFNKLESIAHSAQPATPVLGCRISRALEPEAVKNEFITSRVNWVVQSSAVDYLHLMLVAMKWLFEEYNIDGRFCISIHDEVRYLVCSEDRYRAALALQITNLLTRSAFAHALGMQDLPQSVAFFSAVDIDQCLRKEVTMDCDTPSNPTGLERRYGLPPGEALDIYQIINITKGSLNKDR, encoded by the exons ATGCTGCATGTTTTGCGCCGTCCTCCACAGAGGTCTCTCGTCTGTCTGCGATGGACGTGTTCAAGGTCCCAGTTCTGCAGCAGGCCTCGCTCCCTCCAAGGCGAGGACTGTACAGAGACCCGCCTGAATCCCCTCAACATTCAGATGCTGTCAAAGAACCTCCATAAGCAGATCTTCAGAGGTCTGGAACCAGAAtacagagaggaggatgtggagcGCGGCATCAAGCATTTGCAGAAACACCAGCTGTGGGGGAAAGAAACGTCACTGTTGCCCGACGTGGAGCTGAAACTGGCTCAGATGTATGGCGAAAATATTGATGAGCACTTTCGTATCCTGGCTCAGAATCAGAGTCTTCCCTACCTCGAAGCTGCcatccagctgcagcaggcCGAGCTCCCCCCCATGCCACAGGAATGGAAGTGGGAGGTTGGCTGGACACGCTATGGGCCCAGTGGGGAGAGTCAGAAGGTGGACTTCCCAGAGGAGTCTGCGCTGGTGTTTGATGTGGAGGTGTGTGTAACGGAGGGACAGTGTCCCACGCTGGCTGCGGCAGTGTCTCCCACTAACTG GTATTCCTGGTGCAGTAAGCGTCTGATTGAAGAGCGATACTCCTGGTCAAACCAGTTGACCCTCGCTGACCTCATACCTCTTGAGACACCTATGAACTCTGCCTTTCCTCCGAGAGGCCAGTGGAAGCATCGGCTCGTAGTGGGCCATCATGTCAGTTTTGACCGATCTTTCATTAAGGAGCAATACTTACTAAAG AGTTCGAAGGTGCGCTTCATGGATACCATGAGCCTTCACATGGCTATATCAGGACTGACTGGGTTCCAGCGCACACTATGGTTGGCCAACAAGCTGGGCAAGAGGAGGGATCTTCAGGGGGTCAAGGAACATATGAAGAAGAGTGGACAGAAAAAGCAGGGTCCAatg aTTGGCTCCTGGGACTGGGTGAATATCGGCAGCATTAATAACCTTGCTGATGTCCATGCACTGTACGTGGGAGGGCCGCCGCTGCAGAAGGAGGCCAGAGAGACCTTTGTGAAGGGCAGCATGATGGATGTCAGGAGCAACTTCCAG GAGCTGATGCGGTATTGCGCCATGGATGTTCAGGCCACCCATCAGGTCTTCGCAGAACAACTGCCCCTGTTCATGGAGAG GTGTCCTCATCCAGTGACGTTTGCAGGGATGCTGGAGATGGGTGTGAGCTACCTTCCCGTCAACCACAACTGGGATCGATACCTGGAAGATTCTCAAGACGTGTACGAAGAGCtccagagagagatgaagaagacTCTGATGACTCTAGCTGATGATGCCtgccagctgctgcaggacgacAG ATATAAAGAAGACCCCTGGCTTTGGGATCTTGAGTGGGATGTGCAGGAGTTCAAGCAGAAGAAAGTTGCAGCCAGCAAGaagaaacaagtaaaaaaaacagtcgAAGTACAAGTTGTTGCTCCTCCTTCAGACTGGGAAGAAG ATCCAGGTCCACCATCTGAAGAGGAGATGGCGGACCCTTTCCCCAGCAGGGTGGCTGTAGAGAGGCTGAAGGAAACAGTGAATCGACTTCCTAAGAGAAGGCAACATCTGCCTGGACATCCAGG ATGGTATCGTAAGATGTGTGAGAAGATGTCTGAGGAGGACAGCTGGTCGCCTGGAGCCAGCCTGATCAGTCTGCAGATGAGACTGACGCCTAAGCTGATGGGCCTGACGTGGGATGGTTTCCCCCTGCATTTCGCAGAGAAACATGGGTGGGGCTATCTGGTACCTGGACGCAGGGATAACCTTAAATCTCAGGAGGACAACGCCGGGCCTGTGTGCCCACACAG AGCTATTGAAAGTGTTTACAGGGAGTATTGTGAGCAGAACAGCAAAGAGCAGCCTGAATATCTGGACTCCCACCTATCAGATGACCTCATGTTGACAGACAGCGCAGTGTGGGCAAAG GTGGAGGAGTTAAGTTCCCTGGAAAGTCTGATGGAGGAAAATGGAGTCAGAACAACGAGGACcaaaaacaca TCCCAGGATCACCTTTACGTCCCAGAGAATAGTCAGTGCCATTATCACCATGGAAATGGGCCCTACAATGATGTAGATATCCCAGggtgctggtttttcaaatTGCCTCACAAG GATGGCAACCAAAACAATGTCGGCAGTCCTTTCTCGAAGGACTTTCTGGCCAAGATGGAGGATGGTACTCTTAGGGCAGGACGCAGTGGAACCAATGCTACACGAGCTCTGGAGATCAACAAAATGATGTCCTTCTGGAGGAATGCCCATAAACGTATAAG CTCTCAGATGGTGCTGTGGCTGCGAAAAGGAGAGCTTCCTCGTACTGTCATCAG ACATAAGGAGTTTGATGAGGAGGGCCAGTATGGTGCAATATTACCTCAGGTCATCACCGCTGGAACAGTAACACGTCGAGCTGTGGAGCCAACGTGGCTGACGGCCAGTAATGCACGG CGGGATCGGGTAGGCAGTGAGCTGAAGGCCATGGTGCAGGTGCCTCCTGGGTACCACCTGGTTGGAGCAGATGTGGACTCTCAGGAGCTGTGGATTGCTGCTGTGCTCGGAGAGGCTCACTTTGCTGGCATGCATG GTTGCACAGCGTTTGGCTGGATGACCCTTCAGGGAAAGAAGAGTCAGGGCACTGACCTGCACAGCCGCACTGCTGACGCTGTGGGCATCAGCAGAGAGCACGCGAAGGTGTTCAACTACGGACGCATCTATGGTGCAGGGCAACCATTTGCAGAGAGGCTGTTGATGCAGTTCAACCACCGCCTCAGTCAGACAGAAGCTTCCAGTAAAGCCAGGCAGATGTATGCCTTAACAAAGGGTATACGCAG ATATGATCTGTCAGAGGAGGGCGAGTGGCTGGTCAATGAACTGGGTATAGAGCTGGAGACGGAGGAAGATGGAAGCGTCTCTTTGCAGGAGTTGCGTAGGATCAGTAGACTGGCCGCGAAAAG CACTCGGCGGAAGAGGTGGGACATTGTTGGAAAACGTCTGTGGTCTGGAGGAACTGAATCGGACATGTTCAACAAGCTGGAGAGCATAGCTCACTCGGCACAGCCAGCCACTCCGGTTCTCGGCTGCAGGATTAGCAGAGCTCTGGAGCCCGAGGCAGTCAAGAATGAG TTCATCACCAGCAGAGTGAACTGGGTGGTTCAGAGCTCAGCAGTGGACTACCTTCACCTGATGCTGGTGGCCATGAAGTGGCTCTTTGAGGAGTATAACATCGATGGGCGTTTCTGCATCAGCATCCACGACGAGGTGCGATACCTGGTCTGCAGTGAAGACCGTTACCGAGCAGCACTGGCACTTCAGATCACAAACCTGCTCACGAG GAGTGCGTTTGCTCACGCGCTGGGTATGCAGGACCTTCCCCAGTCAGTAGCTTTCTTCAGCGCAGTTGACATTGACCAGTGTCTGAGGAAGGAGGTCACAATGGACTGTGATACCCCCTCTAACCCCACAGGTCTGGAACGCAGATACGGTCTGCCACCAG GTGAAGCGTTGGACATTTATCAAATCATCAACATCACTAAAGGCTCTCTGAACAAAGACAGATAG